The Alysiella filiformis sequence CTTAACCGACTTTGATTATTATAAAGACCAAGCCAATCCACAATATGGCTTAACCCGCACCGCCACGCTGATTCGCCAAGCCAAAAAAGAAAACCCCAACCATCTTTTGGTGGACAATGGCGATTTGATTCAAGGCGCACCCATTGGCGATTATGTGGCAGACAAAGGATTGAATCGCAAAGAAAAACACCCCGCTTATTTGGCTTTGGAAACGTTGGGTTTTCATGTGAGTACTTTGGGCAATCACGAATTCAATTTTGGCTTGGATTTTTTGGCGCAATCGCTCAAATCCACCCGCTTGCCTGTGGTCAATGCCAATGTGGTGGACGCCAAAACAGGTGCAAACAAATACCAGCCCTATGTGATTTTGCCCATGAAAGTGCAAGACCAAAATGGCAAATCCCACCGCCTGAAAGTGGGCGTGTTGGGTTTGGTTACGCCACAAATTTTGCAATGGGATAAAAAACATTTGGACGGCAAAGTGCAGGTGCATGATATTGTTGCCAGCGCAAAAAAATGGGTGCCACGCATGAAAAAGCAAGGCGCAGACCTGATTGTGGTGCTGAACCACAGTGGCTTGGGCGACACCAACAAAGCCTATCAACAAGGACAAGAAAACACCACCTACGCATTGAGCCAAATTCAGGGCGTGGACGCGGTGGCGTTTGGTCATGCACATGGGCAGTTTCCCAGCGAAGAATTTGCCAAGCTGCCTGAAATTGACATTCAAAAAGGCACCATTCACGGCAAAGCCGCCACCATGCCAGGGCAATTTGGCAGCCACATCGGTATTATGGATTTGACTTTGGACAACAGCTCGGGCAAATGGCGCGTGCTCAACAGCCAAGCCCATTTGCGCCCCATTTACGACAGCAAAGAGAAAAAACCTTTGGTGGAAAACGATGAACAAATGGTCAAATTGATGCAGCCTTATCACGAAGCCACACGCCAATTTGTCGGTAAACCCATAGGCAAATCGTCCGATAATATGTTCAGCTTTTTGGCTTTGGTGCAAGATGACCCTACCATGCAAATTGTCAGCCAAGCCCAAACCGATTATGTGCAAAAAGTCTTTAAAGACCACCCTCAATATGGCAAGCTGCCTGTATTGAGTGCCGTTGCCCCTTTCAAGGCTGGCGGTCGCAAAAATGCCCCCAATAGCTACACCGAAGTCCACAAAGGCGAATTGACTTTCCGCAATGCTGCCGATTTGTATTTGTATCCCAATACCTTGTATGCCGTGAAGGTGTCGGGTAAGGAATTGCGCGAATGGTTGGAATGTTCCGCAGGCATGTTCAAACACATTGATGTGAACAGCAGTCAACCACAAGCCCTGTTGAATTGGGACGGTTTTCGCACCTACAATTTTGATGTGATTGACGGCGTGGCATACGAAATTGATGTGAGCCAGCCTGCTCGTTATGACGGTTCGTGCAAATTGGTCAATTCAGGCAGCCAACGCATTCACAAATTGACCCACCAAGGCAAACCCGTTCAAGACAGCGATGAATTTATTGTTGCCACCAACAATTACCGCGCCACAGGCGGCAGCTTTGCAGGCACAGGCGACAAAAACATCATCTATGCTGCCCCCGATGAAAACCGTCAAGTTTTGGCACAATACATCAGCCAGCAAAGCCAGCAACACGGCGAAATCCGCCCCAATGCCGACCAAAACTGGACGTTCAAAAACCTGCCGCAGCCCAATTTGCACATTTATTTTGAAACCGCCAACAGCGATTTGGCACGACAATTCATCAAAGAAAAAGCCGTTCGCCCCTACACATTTGAAAAAGTAGATGAAACAGGCTTTGCGGTGTACCGCATTGATTTGTCGGGACGCAAAGCACCATAAATCATGCAGTTCAGGCTGCCTGAAAAAACATTTCAGGCAGCCTATTTTGTATAATAAAGCCCCATTTACCTCCATTCAGGCAGCCTGAAAACATGAAACCCAATCCCCAAAAAAACAAAATCAACGCCCAACACCGCAACCAAATCCGCATTATTGGTGGCGAATTGCGCGGCAGAAAAATCCACTTTCCCACCACCGAAGGCTTGCGCCCCACGCCCGACAGCGTCCGCGAACGCCTATTTAATTGGCTCGGGCAAGACCTCACAGGGCAAATCGCATTGGATTTGTTTGCAGGCAGTGGCGCATTGGGTTTTGAAGCCCTATCGCGCCACGCCAAACACGTTTATTTTTGCGAAAACAATCGCCTAGCCGCCCAAAGTTTGCGCCAACACGCCCAACAATTCGCCCTACAATCACGCAGCCACATTGCCCAACAAGACAGCCTGCTTTTCCTACAAAACACCACCCAAACCTTTGATTTGGTGCTGCTTGACCCCCCATTTGCATGGCAAAATTGGGCAATGCTGTTTCAGCATTTACAAAGCAAACTCAATCCCCAAGCCCACATTTATTTAGAAGCAGGCAGCCTGCCCGAATTACCCCATTGGCTCACCATCATCAAGCAAGGCAAAGCAGGACAAAGCCAACAACTTTTATTGCAATATGCCAATGAATAATAATAAATATTCTCAAAGCGTTAAATTGTGTTTTCAGGCAGCCTGAAAAGCAAATTATGCTATAATTTACCGCTTTGCAAATTTGAAACGAGAACACACCATGTCCCTATTGATTACAGACGAATGCATCAACTGCGATGTATGCGAACCCGAATGCCCCAACGATGCCATATCCCAAGGCGAAGAAATTTACGAAATCAATCCCAATTTATGCACCCAATGCGTAGGGCATTATGACGAACCCCAATGTCAGCAAGTTTGCCCCGTAGATTGCATATTGATAGACGAAGAAAACCCCGAAAGCCAAGATGAATTGATGGCGAAGTACCACAAAATCATCGCAGCCAAATAAGAAAGAATCAAAACAAAACAAGCCACTAACAAAAAGTACACAAAATACACTTGACCCACAAGTCAAATAGCCGTATAGTTCAGTTTCTCTTGTGGTGGGATTCCCGAGCGGCCAAAGGGGGCAGACTGTAAATCTGTTGCGTGAGCTTCGAAGGTTCGAATCCTTCTCCCACCACCACAAATTCCAATTTGGAGCAAGACAAGCGGGTGTAGCTCAATGGTAGAGCAGAAGCCTTCCAAGCTTACGGTGAGGGTTCGATTCCCTTCACCCGCTCCAAATAACCCGTAGCTACTTCACTGGTAGTCCAGTAAGTAGCTCTAAAACTGAATAAGCCCATGTAGCTCAGGGGTAGAGCACTCCCTTGGTAAGGGAGAGGTCGGCGGTTCAATTCCGCCCATGGGCACCACTCTTCTTAAATTATCCCAGCATTTATATTTTGATAGGAATTTTGCCATGGCAAAGGAAAAATTTGAACGTAGCAAACCGCACGTAAACGTTGGCACCATCGGTCACGTTGACCATGGTAAAACCACTTTGACTGCTGCATTGACCACCATTTTGGCTGAAAAATTCGGCGGCACAGCAAAAGCTTACGACCAAATTGACGCCGCTCCCGAAGAAAAAGCACGCGGCATTACCATTAACACCGCTCACGTTGAATACGAAACCGCAGACCGCCACTACGCACACGTAGACTGCCCCGGACACGCCGACTATGTGAAAAACATGATTACTGGCGCGGCACAAATGGACGGCGCAATCTTGGTATGCTCTGCTGCTGACGGTCCTATGCCACAAACCCGCGAACACATCTTGTTGGCTCGCCAAGTGGGCGTTCCTTACATCATCGTGTTCATGAACAAATGCGACATGGTTGATGACGCTGAGTTGTTGGAATTGGTTGAAATGGAAATCCGCGACTTGTTGTCCAGCTACGATTTCCCTGGTGATGACTGCCCCATCGTTCAAGGTTCTGCTTTGCGCGCTTTGGAAGGCGATGCCGCTTACAAAGAAAAAATCTTTGAATTGGCTGCCGCTTTGGACAGCTACATTCCTACCCCAGAACGTGCGATTGACAAACCCTTCTTGTTGCCTATTGAAGACGTGTTCTCCATCTCTGGTCGCGGTACCGTGGTAACAGGTCGCGTAGAGCGCGGTATCATCAAAGTGGGCGAAGAAATTGAAATCGTGGGCTTGAAAGACACCCAAAAAACCACTTGTACTGGCGTGGAAATGTTCCGCAAATTGTTGGACGAAGGTCAAGCAGGCGACAACGTAGGTGTATTGTTGCGCGGCACCAAACGCGAAGAAGTGGAACGCGGTCAAGTATTGGCTAAACCCGGTACCATTACCCCACACACCAAATTTGAAGCAGAAGTGTACGTTTTGAGCAAAGAAGAAGGTGGTCGTCATACCCCATTCTTCGCAAACTACCGCCCACAATTCTACTTCCGTACCACTGATGTTACTGGTGCAGTAACTTTGGCAGAAGGCGTGGAAATGGTTATGCCTGGCGAAAACGTGAAAATCACCGTTGAATTGATTGCCCCAATCGCGATGGAAAACGGTTTGCGTTTCGCGATTCGTGAAGGTGGTCGTACCGTTGGTGCAGGCGTTGTGGCTAACGTCATTGCTTAATTGAAAAATTAAGGGTCAATAGCTCAATTGGTAGAGTATCGGTCTCCAAAACCGAGGGTTGTAGGTTCGAGACCTACTTGGCCCGCCACATTAAAAACTAACCAAGTGACAAAGCTTGGTTAGTTTTTTCTTGTATATTCAGGCTGCCTGAAATGCGGCAGAATAGGAAAAAAAATGAGCCAAGAAGCAGAACAGGAAAAACAGGGCGGTTTCAAATTGTTCCGTTATATTAAGGAATCCACCGCCGAATTTAAAAAAGTGGTTTGGCCCAAACGTCCCGATGCCATTCGCATTACGGGTTTTGTTATGGTGTTTGTTGCGGTATTTGCGTTTTTCATTTATGGCGTGGATAGTGTGATTTCTTTGCTGTTTAATTTTATTTTAGTGAAATAAAGGGGATAGAATATGGCCAAACGTTGGTATGTGGTGCAAGCCTATTCGGGCTTTGAAAAAAATGTTCAAAAAACATTGAAAGAACGCATTGCGCGTGAAGAAATGGAAGATTATTTCGGTCAAATTTTGGTGCCTGTTGAAGAAGTGGTGGACATCAAAAATGGTCGCAAAACCCTGTCTGAACGCAAATTTTTCCCTGGTTATGTGTTGGTGGAAATGGAAATGACCGACAGCTCGTGGCATTTGGTAAAAAGTACGCCGCGTGTAAATGGTTTTGTGGGTGGTACTTTGCACCGTCCTTTGCCGATTACCCAGCGCGAAGTGGAAGCGATGATGGCGCAAGTGGGCAACAGCAGCGATACAGGCAGCACCAAAAAACCCAAACCGCGTGTGGAATTTGATGTGGGTCAGCAAGTTCGTGTGAATGAAGGTCCATTTGAAGGCTTTGATGGGGTTGTTGAACACGTTGATTATGAACGCAATAAATTGCGTGTTACCGTACAAATTTTCGGACGTGAAACGCCTGTTGAGCTTGAATTTAATCAAGTAGAAAAAGTGATTTAATGTTCAGGCTGCCTGAAATATTTGGAAAGGGTAATGAAAATGAAAGTGTTGCATCAAAATGCCTTATTGCTTGGTATGATGACTTTGCTGTTGTCTGCGCCCGTGTTGGCGTATGATAAAAATGATGAACAAGTCATTCAACAAGACATCGCCAAAATGCACGATGCCATGAAAAAACAAAATGGTCAGGTTTTTGTGGACATGATGCCCGAGCCGATTTTGAAACAAATGGCAAAATCATTGGGCATGAATTTGGCGGACACCAAAGCATTGTTGGCGGGCATGGCAAGTGGCATGTCGGGAACGGATGTTCAGTTTCGTGCGAATTTGGCAAAAATCAAAGTGTACCAATCCAAAACAAAACGCGATTACGTTTTCATTCCCACGACCACCACAATGGACGGCGTAGCGGTTGAAGGCAAAATGTTTGGTGTGAAAGACAATGGCAAATGGTCTTATATCACATGGCAAGACCGCTATAAAAAATGGGTCAAAATCGCTTATCCCGATATTCAAAAATTGCCCTAAACGTTTTTCAGGCAGCCTGAACAAGCAAAGCCCTTGTCAAAATTAAAAAAACAAGCTAAAATGATTAGCTTAATTTTTGGGGAGCAGATTTTCTGCGTCATACCCGTTTTTTGGAGTTTATACACATGGCAAAAAAAGTCATCGGCTACATCAAACTGCAAATTCCTGCAGGTAAAGCCAATCCTTCGCCACCTGTTGGTCCTGCTTTGGGTCAGCGTGGTTTGAACATCATGGAATTTTGTAAAGCGTTCAACGCGGCAACACAAGGTTTGGAACCTGGTTTGCCAACGCCCGTTGTGATTACCGCTTATGCAGATAAGTCTTTCACTTTTGTATTGAAAACGCCACCTGCATCTGTGTTGTTGAAAAAAGCAGCAGGCATTCAAAAAGGCAGTTCCAATTCTTTGACCAACAAAGTTGGCACGGTAACACGCGCCCAGTTGGAAGAAATTGCCAAAACCAAAAACCCTGATTTGACGGCTGCTGATTTGGACGCTGCGGTACGCACCATTGCTGGTTCAGCGCGTTCTATGGGCTTGAATACGGAGGGTGTGTAACATGGCAAAAATTTCTAAACGTTTGAAAGCATTGCGCGCTTCTGTTGAAGCCAACAAATTGTATGCAATTGATGAAGCCATTGCTTTGGTGAAAAAAGCCGCAACCGCCAAATTTGACGAATCAGTAGATGTGTCTTTCAACTTAGGCGTTGACCCTCGTAAATCTGACCAAGTGATTCGCGGTTCCGTTGTGTTGCCAAAAGGCACAGGTAAAACCACGCGCGTAGCCGTGTTCACACAAGGTGCCAACGCCGAAGCCGCAAAAGCAGCAGGCGCAGACATCGTGGGCTTTGAAGATTTGGCAGAAGAAATCAAAAAAGGCAATATGGACTTTGATGTGGTGATTGCGTCTCCTGACGCGATGCGCATCGTGGGTCAGTTGGGTACGATTTTGGGTCCTCGTGGCTTGATGCCAAACCCAAAAGTGGGTACCGTAACGCCTAATGTTGCCGAAGCAGTGAAAAACGCGAAAGCAGGTCAAGTGCAATACCGCACCGACAAAGCAGGTATCATTCACGCCACCATCGGTCGCGCATCTTTTGCCGAAGCCGATTTGAAAGAAAACTTTGACGCTTTGTTGGACGCTTTGGTAAAAGCCAAACCTGCTGCTGCCAAAGGTCAATACTTGAAAAAAATCGCCGTATCCAGCACCATGGGCTTGGGTGTGCGCGTAGATGTATCTAGCGTTTCTGCTAAATAATCTTTAAAAAATCTTTCAGGCAGCCTGAAAATGGCAAAATGTGTTTTCAGGCAGCCTGAAAATGGGGCTACTTAAAATATTAAGTAGATGTCCAAGACCGTAGGGAACGCAAGTTTTAATCATTCAAACCCTACGCAGACGGTAGTCCTGAAAAAAGTTTTTGCGGGTTGATGTTTTGAATATCGCTTGCAAAGTGTCTTTAAAATCAGGTTGCCGCGCTGGTGGGCTAATCATGTTGGTTAGCCTGAATTTAAACAGTGGGAGGTAGACCTTGAGTCTCAATATTGAAACCAAGAAAGCAACCGTAGAAGAAATCAGCGCAGGCATTGCCAATGCGCAAACTATGGTGATTGCTGAATATCGCGGTATCAGTGTTGCCAGCATGACTGAACTCCGTGCCAATGCGCGTAAAGAAGGCGTTTACTTGCGCGTTCTGAAAAACACATTGGCGCGCCGTGCGGTTGAAGGAACTTCTTTTGCTGGTTTGGCTGACCAAATGGTTGGTCCATTGGTTTACGCTGCATCAGAAGATGCCGTAGCCGCCGCAAAAGTGCTGCACCAATTCGCGAAAAAAGATGACAAAATCGTTTTAAAAGCTGGTTCTTACAACGGCGAAGTGTTGAATGTGGCTCAGGTAACTGAGTTGGCTTCTATTCCAAGCCGCGAAGAATTGCTGTCCAAATTGCTGTTCGTTATGCAAGCGCCTGTTTCTGGCTTTGCACGTGGCTTGGCGGCTTTGGCAGAGAAAAAAGAAAGCGAAGCGGCTTAATTTACGCCCTTTCTGTGATTTTGTTTTAATTCATTAAATTTTTTTATTATTCAATATTTTTAGGAGTTCAATAGCATGGCTATTACTAAAGAAGACATTTTGGAAGCGGTAAGCAACTTGACCGTTATGGAATTGAACGAGTTGGTTAAAGCGTTTGAAGAAAAATTTGGCGTTTCTGCTGCTGCGGTTGCTGTGGCTGCTGGTCCTGCTGCTGGCGGTGCTGCTGCTGAAGAAAAAACCGAATTTGACGTGATTTTGGCTTCTGCTGGCGACAACAAAGTTGGCGTGATTAAAGTGGTTCGTACCATCACTGGCTTGGGCTTGAAAGAAGCCAAAGACTTGGTTGATGGCGCACCCAAAACTTTGAAAGAAGCAGTATCTCAAGCTGAAGCTGACGACATTAAAAAACAATTGGAAGAAGCTGGCGCGAAAGTGGAAGTTAAATAATCGCTTTCCAAACAATTTGACAAATGGGGCTGGTGGTGTTATAACCACCAGCCTTGTTTGCGCTTTACGTTTTGAAAAAAGTGTAAATTTACAAGAATTTACCATTTGATTGTTAAATTTGAGAAAATTTTTGTTAATTTGCATTAAATTTGACGGCTTGATGTGATTCAGGCTGCCTGAAATCTCTATTTCTATTTTGAATCAAAGTGATTGCTTTCTGTTTTCAGGCTGCCTGAAACGGATTTTGGCACTTTTCCATTTTTAAAAACAGTCGCCCATTTTTGGAGTATCTGCAATGAGTTACACCTTTACCGAGAAAAAGCGTATTCGCAAAAGTTTTGCCAAACGCGAAACGATTTTAGATGTGCCTTATCTTTTGACCACCCAGCTTGACTCTTATGAGAAATTTTTGCAACGCGGTCGTTCTTTTGACCAACGTTTGCCTGATGAGGGTTTGCAGGCTGCCTTCACGTCCATTTTCCCGATTTTGAGCAACAATGGCTACGCGGAATTGGATTTTGTGCATTATGTTTTGGGCGAACCTTTGTTTGATATTCCTGAATGCCAACTGCGCGGCATCACTTATGCTGCGCCTTTGCGTGCGCGTATCCGCTTGAAAATTTACGATAAAGAGGCTTCGGCAGAAAGCAAAACGATTAAGGAAATCCGCGAAAATGAAGTGTATATGGGCGAAATTCCGCTCATGACACCAAGCGGTTCGTTTGTGATTAACGGTACGGAACGTGTGATTGTGTCGCAATTACATCGCTCACCAGGTGTGTTTTTTGAACACGACCGTGGCAAAACCCATGCTTCGGGTAAATTGTTGTTTTCGGCGCGAATTATTCCTTATCGTGGCTCGTGGTTGGATTTTGAGTTTGACCCGAAAGATTTGCTCTATTTCCGCATTGACCGCCGCCGCAAAATGCCGATTACCATTTTGCTCCGTGCTTTGGGTTACAGCGACGCGCAAATGTTGGACATGTTTTACGACCGCGAAACCTATTATTTGGGCAAAAATGGCGTACAAACCGATTTGGTAATTGAACGTTTGCGTGGCGAAACCGCCAAATTTGACATTGTGGACGAGCAGGGCAATGTGTTGGTGGCGACTGGCAAACAAATCAACGGTAAAGTGGTGCGCGAAATCCAAAAGGCTGGCTTAAAACGTTTGACCATTGATGTGGAACATTTGATTGGCAAAACGGTGGCAAGCGACATCATTGTGCCTGACACGGGCGAAGTGATTGCGGCGGCAAACAGCGAAATCACAGAAGAATTGTTGGCGCAACTGGACATCAATGGCGTGCAAGAAATCCAAACTTTGTTTACCAATGACACGGATTCGGGCAACTACATTTCTGCCACTTTGCGTACCGATGACACGCGCGACCAACAGGCTGCCCGCATTGCGATTTACCGCATGATGCGCCCTGGTGAACCGCCAACCGATGAGGCGGTGGAAGCCTTGTTCAACCGTTTGTTCTTCCAAGAGGAAAGCTACGATTTGTCGCGTGTGGGTCGCATGAAATTCAACACGCGCACTTATCAACAAAAATTGCTGCCTGCACAAGAAAACAACTGGTACGGTCGTTTGCTGAACCAAACTTTTGAAGGCGTGGGTGAGGCGGAAGCGAAATTGCACGTTTTGAGCATTCCCGATATTGTGGTTACGATTGCCACTTTGGTGGAACTGCGTAACGGTCATGGCGAAGTGGACGACATTGACCACTTGGGCAATCGCCGCGTGCGTTCTGTGGGCGAATTGGTGGAAAATCAATTCCGTAGCGGTTTGGCGCGTGTAGAACGTGCCGTGAAAGAGCGTTTGAACCAAGCGGAAAGCGAAGGCTTGATGCCCACCGATTTGATTAACGCGAAACCCGTATCTGCCGCGATTAAGGAATTTTTTGGTTCAAGCCAATTGTCGCAATTTATGGACCAAACCAATCCCTTGTCTGAAATCACGCACAAACGCCGCGTTTCGGCTTTGGGCCCAGGTGGTTTGACCCGCGAACGCGCTGGCTTTGAGGTGCGAGACGTACACCCCACCCACTACGGTCGCGTTTGTCCGATTGAAACGCCCGAAGGCCCCAACATCGGCTTGATTAACTCATTGTCGGTGTATGCGCGTACCAACGATTACGGTTTCTTGGAAACGCCCTACCGCCGCGTGGTGGACGGCAAAGTTACCGATGAAATTGATTATTTGTCTGCCATTGAAGAAGGTCGCTATGTGATTGCCCAAGCCAACTCGGAATTGGACGATTCAGGCTGCCTGAAAGATGAATTGGTGGTTTGCCGCGAAAAAGGCGAAACCATCTTGGCAACCCCCGACCGCGTTCAATACATGGACGTGGCAACAGGTCAAGTGGTATCGGTAGCCGCATCGCTGATTCCCTTCTTGGAACACGATGACGCGAACCGCGCTTTGATGGGTGCCAACATGCAACGTCAAGCCGTGCCATGTTTGCGCGCCGAAAAACCGATGGTCGGCACAGGCATTGAACG is a genomic window containing:
- a CDS encoding bifunctional 2',3'-cyclic-nucleotide 2'-phosphodiesterase/3'-nucleotidase yields the protein MKKTALTLALSALLAHNALAAQVQFRIIETSDIHTNLTDFDYYKDQANPQYGLTRTATLIRQAKKENPNHLLVDNGDLIQGAPIGDYVADKGLNRKEKHPAYLALETLGFHVSTLGNHEFNFGLDFLAQSLKSTRLPVVNANVVDAKTGANKYQPYVILPMKVQDQNGKSHRLKVGVLGLVTPQILQWDKKHLDGKVQVHDIVASAKKWVPRMKKQGADLIVVLNHSGLGDTNKAYQQGQENTTYALSQIQGVDAVAFGHAHGQFPSEEFAKLPEIDIQKGTIHGKAATMPGQFGSHIGIMDLTLDNSSGKWRVLNSQAHLRPIYDSKEKKPLVENDEQMVKLMQPYHEATRQFVGKPIGKSSDNMFSFLALVQDDPTMQIVSQAQTDYVQKVFKDHPQYGKLPVLSAVAPFKAGGRKNAPNSYTEVHKGELTFRNAADLYLYPNTLYAVKVSGKELREWLECSAGMFKHIDVNSSQPQALLNWDGFRTYNFDVIDGVAYEIDVSQPARYDGSCKLVNSGSQRIHKLTHQGKPVQDSDEFIVATNNYRATGGSFAGTGDKNIIYAAPDENRQVLAQYISQQSQQHGEIRPNADQNWTFKNLPQPNLHIYFETANSDLARQFIKEKAVRPYTFEKVDETGFAVYRIDLSGRKAP
- the rsmD gene encoding 16S rRNA (guanine(966)-N(2))-methyltransferase RsmD; amino-acid sequence: MKPNPQKNKINAQHRNQIRIIGGELRGRKIHFPTTEGLRPTPDSVRERLFNWLGQDLTGQIALDLFAGSGALGFEALSRHAKHVYFCENNRLAAQSLRQHAQQFALQSRSHIAQQDSLLFLQNTTQTFDLVLLDPPFAWQNWAMLFQHLQSKLNPQAHIYLEAGSLPELPHWLTIIKQGKAGQSQQLLLQYANE
- a CDS encoding YfhL family 4Fe-4S dicluster ferredoxin, with protein sequence MSLLITDECINCDVCEPECPNDAISQGEEIYEINPNLCTQCVGHYDEPQCQQVCPVDCILIDEENPESQDELMAKYHKIIAAK
- the tuf gene encoding elongation factor Tu, with protein sequence MAKEKFERSKPHVNVGTIGHVDHGKTTLTAALTTILAEKFGGTAKAYDQIDAAPEEKARGITINTAHVEYETADRHYAHVDCPGHADYVKNMITGAAQMDGAILVCSAADGPMPQTREHILLARQVGVPYIIVFMNKCDMVDDAELLELVEMEIRDLLSSYDFPGDDCPIVQGSALRALEGDAAYKEKIFELAAALDSYIPTPERAIDKPFLLPIEDVFSISGRGTVVTGRVERGIIKVGEEIEIVGLKDTQKTTCTGVEMFRKLLDEGQAGDNVGVLLRGTKREEVERGQVLAKPGTITPHTKFEAEVYVLSKEEGGRHTPFFANYRPQFYFRTTDVTGAVTLAEGVEMVMPGENVKITVELIAPIAMENGLRFAIREGGRTVGAGVVANVIA
- the secE gene encoding preprotein translocase subunit SecE: MSQEAEQEKQGGFKLFRYIKESTAEFKKVVWPKRPDAIRITGFVMVFVAVFAFFIYGVDSVISLLFNFILVK
- the nusG gene encoding transcription termination/antitermination protein NusG, which translates into the protein MAKRWYVVQAYSGFEKNVQKTLKERIAREEMEDYFGQILVPVEEVVDIKNGRKTLSERKFFPGYVLVEMEMTDSSWHLVKSTPRVNGFVGGTLHRPLPITQREVEAMMAQVGNSSDTGSTKKPKPRVEFDVGQQVRVNEGPFEGFDGVVEHVDYERNKLRVTVQIFGRETPVELEFNQVEKVI
- the rplK gene encoding 50S ribosomal protein L11, whose translation is MAKKVIGYIKLQIPAGKANPSPPVGPALGQRGLNIMEFCKAFNAATQGLEPGLPTPVVITAYADKSFTFVLKTPPASVLLKKAAGIQKGSSNSLTNKVGTVTRAQLEEIAKTKNPDLTAADLDAAVRTIAGSARSMGLNTEGV
- the rplA gene encoding 50S ribosomal protein L1; the encoded protein is MAKISKRLKALRASVEANKLYAIDEAIALVKKAATAKFDESVDVSFNLGVDPRKSDQVIRGSVVLPKGTGKTTRVAVFTQGANAEAAKAAGADIVGFEDLAEEIKKGNMDFDVVIASPDAMRIVGQLGTILGPRGLMPNPKVGTVTPNVAEAVKNAKAGQVQYRTDKAGIIHATIGRASFAEADLKENFDALLDALVKAKPAAAKGQYLKKIAVSSTMGLGVRVDVSSVSAK
- the rplJ gene encoding 50S ribosomal protein L10: MSLNIETKKATVEEISAGIANAQTMVIAEYRGISVASMTELRANARKEGVYLRVLKNTLARRAVEGTSFAGLADQMVGPLVYAASEDAVAAAKVLHQFAKKDDKIVLKAGSYNGEVLNVAQVTELASIPSREELLSKLLFVMQAPVSGFARGLAALAEKKESEAA
- the rplL gene encoding 50S ribosomal protein L7/L12; its protein translation is MAITKEDILEAVSNLTVMELNELVKAFEEKFGVSAAAVAVAAGPAAGGAAAEEKTEFDVILASAGDNKVGVIKVVRTITGLGLKEAKDLVDGAPKTLKEAVSQAEADDIKKQLEEAGAKVEVK
- the rpoB gene encoding DNA-directed RNA polymerase subunit beta; this encodes MSYTFTEKKRIRKSFAKRETILDVPYLLTTQLDSYEKFLQRGRSFDQRLPDEGLQAAFTSIFPILSNNGYAELDFVHYVLGEPLFDIPECQLRGITYAAPLRARIRLKIYDKEASAESKTIKEIRENEVYMGEIPLMTPSGSFVINGTERVIVSQLHRSPGVFFEHDRGKTHASGKLLFSARIIPYRGSWLDFEFDPKDLLYFRIDRRRKMPITILLRALGYSDAQMLDMFYDRETYYLGKNGVQTDLVIERLRGETAKFDIVDEQGNVLVATGKQINGKVVREIQKAGLKRLTIDVEHLIGKTVASDIIVPDTGEVIAAANSEITEELLAQLDINGVQEIQTLFTNDTDSGNYISATLRTDDTRDQQAARIAIYRMMRPGEPPTDEAVEALFNRLFFQEESYDLSRVGRMKFNTRTYQQKLLPAQENNWYGRLLNQTFEGVGEAEAKLHVLSIPDIVVTIATLVELRNGHGEVDDIDHLGNRRVRSVGELVENQFRSGLARVERAVKERLNQAESEGLMPTDLINAKPVSAAIKEFFGSSQLSQFMDQTNPLSEITHKRRVSALGPGGLTRERAGFEVRDVHPTHYGRVCPIETPEGPNIGLINSLSVYARTNDYGFLETPYRRVVDGKVTDEIDYLSAIEEGRYVIAQANSELDDSGCLKDELVVCREKGETILATPDRVQYMDVATGQVVSVAASLIPFLEHDDANRALMGANMQRQAVPCLRAEKPMVGTGIERAVAVDSATAIVARRGGVVEYVDANRIVVRVHDEEATAEQGGVDIYNLVKFTRSNQSTNINQRPAVKAGDVLQKGDLIADGASTDLGELALGQNMTIAFMPWNGYNYEDSILISEKVAADDRYTSIHIEELNVVARDTKLGAEDITRDIPNLSEKMQNRLDESGIVYIGAEVEAGDVLVGKVTPKGETQLTPEEKLLRAIFGEKASDVKDTSLRMPTGMSGTVIDVQVFTREGITRDKRAQSIIDAELKRYRQDLNDQIRIFDNDAFDRIERMIVGQPANGGPMKLAKGTAISTEYLRGLPSRHDWFDIRMADEDIAKQLELIKLSLQQKREEAEALYEVKKKKMTQGDELPPGVQKMVKVFIAIKRRLQAGDKMAGRHGNKGVVSRILPVEDMPYMADGRTVDIVLNPLGVPSRMNIGQILEVHLGWAAKGIGQRIDKMLAEQRKVGEIRAFLEKLYNGSGKQEDLDSLNDDEIITLAENLKRGATFASPVFDGAKEQEIYDMLDLAYPSEDPEVQKLGFNKTKTQITLYDGRSGEAFDRPVTVGVMHYLKLHHLVDEKMHARSTGPYSLVTQQPLGGKAQFGGQRFGEMEVWALEAYGAAYTLQEMLTVKSDDVTGRTKMYENIVKGEHKIDAGMPESFNVIVKEIRSLGLDIDLEQN